A window from Pedosphaera parvula Ellin514 encodes these proteins:
- a CDS encoding peptidylprolyl isomerase produces the protein MSSQRIIANRCRVAVIISLLAMLPLFAGCSKKVVVNSPVLAKVGSREITTADFEQEVQWRIKTQRSLPDKQALLQEMILHELNLQKAKVAGLENDAEVRRTYEDVLVARVKETQLTSRLEAVKVSADEIRAAYDRDIAKYTRPAKAKLALIYIKANSKLSAEKIAELEGRMHEAQKQAHTLATATPGFGRIAVDFSDDQPSRYQGGDVGWYDEGLVEYRWPKEVVAAGFALKAKGEISDVIKTADGFYLVMKLDLRDQVITPLEQAQASIERRLLSEKRRQLEETFVREMRAFAPVQTDSDALAKVQYPTTTVAKAGESLPPALARP, from the coding sequence ATGAGTTCCCAGAGAATAATCGCGAACCGTTGCCGGGTGGCTGTCATTATCAGCCTCTTGGCCATGCTTCCATTATTCGCGGGTTGTTCGAAGAAGGTCGTCGTGAATTCACCAGTGCTGGCGAAGGTGGGCAGCCGGGAAATCACAACGGCAGATTTCGAACAGGAAGTGCAATGGCGTATCAAGACCCAGCGTTCGTTGCCGGATAAGCAAGCCTTGCTGCAGGAAATGATTCTGCATGAGTTGAACTTGCAGAAGGCGAAGGTTGCCGGTTTGGAGAACGATGCAGAGGTTCGCCGCACCTACGAGGATGTACTGGTGGCCCGCGTGAAAGAGACGCAACTCACATCGCGCTTGGAAGCTGTCAAAGTTTCGGCCGATGAGATCCGTGCTGCCTATGACCGGGATATTGCGAAATACACGCGCCCGGCGAAGGCGAAACTGGCGCTGATCTACATCAAGGCCAATTCCAAGCTGAGCGCTGAAAAAATCGCCGAGTTGGAAGGGCGCATGCATGAAGCCCAAAAGCAGGCCCACACGCTGGCAACGGCGACTCCAGGCTTTGGCCGTATTGCCGTCGATTTTTCTGACGACCAGCCAAGTCGCTACCAGGGCGGTGATGTCGGTTGGTACGATGAAGGACTGGTGGAATATCGGTGGCCCAAGGAAGTGGTTGCAGCCGGTTTTGCTCTGAAGGCCAAGGGTGAGATCAGTGACGTCATCAAGACTGCCGATGGATTTTATCTCGTGATGAAACTCGATTTGAGAGATCAGGTCATTACTCCGCTGGAGCAGGCTCAGGCTTCCATTGAACGTCGTCTATTGTCGGAAAAACGCAGGCAACTCGAAGAGACTTTTGTCAGGGAAATGCGTGCTTTCGCTCCAGTCCAGACGGACTCGGATGCATTGGCGAAGGTGCAATATCCGACCACCACCGTAGCGAAGGCCGGAGAGTCGCTGCCACCTGCGCTCGCTCGTCCATAA